One segment of Cynocephalus volans isolate mCynVol1 chromosome 8, mCynVol1.pri, whole genome shotgun sequence DNA contains the following:
- the BCL9 gene encoding B-cell CLL/lymphoma 9 protein — protein sequence MHSSNPKVRNSPSGNTQSSPKSKQEVMVRPPTVMSPSGNPQLDSKFSNQGKQGGSASQSQPSPCDSKSGGHTPKALPGPGGSMGLKNGAGNGAKGKGKRERSISADSFDQRDPGTPNDDSDIKECNSADHIKSQDSQHTPHSMTPSNATAPRSSTPSHGQTTAPEPTPAQKTPAKVVYVFSTEMANKAAEAVLKGQVETIVSFHIQNISNSKTERSTAPVNTQIPALRNDPKPLPQQPPAPANQDQNSSQNTRLQPTPPIPAPAPKPAAPPRPLDRDSPGVENKLIPSVGSPASSTPLAPDGTGPNSTPNNRAVTPVSQGSNSSSADPKAPQPPPVSSGESSTLGENPDGLSQEQLEHRERSLQTLRDIQRMLFPDEKEFTGGQSGGPQQNTGVLDGPQKKSEGPLQAMMAQSQSLGKGPGPRTDVGAPFGPQGHRDVPFSPDEMVPPMNSQSGPIGPDHLDHMTPEQIAWLKLQQEFYEEKRRKQEQVVVQQCSLQDMMVHQHGPRGVVRGPPPPYQMTPSEGWAPGGTEPFSDGINMPHSLPPRGMAPHPNMPGGQMRLPGFAGMINSEMEGPNVPNPASRPGLSGVSWPDDVPKIPDGRNFPPGQGVFSGPGRGERFPNPQGLSEEMFQQQLAEKQLGLPPGMSMEGIRPSLEMSRVIPGSQRHIEPGNNPIFPRIPVEGPLSPSRGDFPKGMPPQIGSGRELEFGMVPSGMKGDVNLNVNMGSNSQMIPQKMREAGAGPEEMMKLRSGGSDMLPAQQKMVPLPFGEHPQQEYGMGPRPFLPMSQGPGSNSGLRNLREPIGPDQRTNSRLSHMPPLPLNPSSNPTSLNTAPPVQRGLGRKPLDISVAGSQVHSPGINPLKSPTMHQVQSPMLGSPSGNLKSPQTPSQLAGMLAGPAAAASIKSPPVLGSAAASPVHLKSPSLPAPSPGWTSSPKPPLQSPGIPPNHKAPLTMSSPAMLGSVESGGPPPPTASQPASVNIPGSLPSSTPYTMPPEPTLSQNPLSIMMSRMSKFAMPSSTPLYHDAIKTVASSDDDSPPARSPNLPSMNNIPGMGINTQNPRISGPNPVVPMPTLSPMGMTQPLTHSNQMPSPNAMGPSIPPHGVPIGPGLMAHNPIMGHGSQEPPMVPQGRMGFPQGFPPVQSPPQQVPFPHNGPSGGQGNFPGGMGFPGEGPLGRPSNLPQSSADAALCKPGGPGAPDSFTVLGNSMPSVFTDPDLQEVIRPGATGIPEFDLSRIIPSEKPSQTLQYFPRGEVPGRKQPQGPGPGFSHMQGMMGEQAPRMGLALPGMGGPGPVGTPDIPLGTAPSMPGHNPMRPPAFLQQGMMGPHHRMMSPAQSTMPGQPTLMSNPAAAVGMIPGKDRGPAGLYTHPGPVGSPGMMMSMQGMMGPQQNIMIPPQMRPRGMAADVGMGGFGQGPGNPGNMMF from the exons tagCCCTAAGTCAAAGCAGGAGGTGATGGTTCGTCCCCCTACAGTGATGTCCCCATCTGGAAACCCCCAGCTGGATTCCAAATTCTCCAATCAGGGTAAACAGGGGGGCTCAGCCAGCCAATCCCAGCCATCTCCCTGTGACTCCAAGAGTGGGGGCCATACCCCTAAAGCACTCCCTGGCCCAGGTGGGAGCATGGGGCTGAAGAATGGGGCTGGAAATGGTGCCAAGGGCAAGGGGAAAAGGGAGCGAAGTATTTCCGCCGACTCCTTTGATCAGAGAGATCCTGGGACTCCAAACGATGACTCTGACATTAAAG aaTGTAATTCTGCTGACCACATAAAGTCCCAGGATTCCCAGCACACACCACACTCGATGACCCCGTCAAATGCTACAGCCCCCAGGTCTTCCACCCCCTCCCATGGCCAAACTACTGCCCCAGAGCCCACACCTGCTCAGAAGACTCCAGCCAAAGTGGTGTATGTGTTTTCTACTGAGATGGCCAATAA AGCTGCAGAAGCTGTATTAAAGGGCCAGGTTGAAACTATAGTCTCTTTCCACATCCAGAATATCTCTAACAGCAAAACAGAGAGAAGCACAGCCCCTGTG AACACACAGATACCTGCCCTTCGGAACGATCCAAAACCTCTGCCACAACAGCCTCCAGCTCCAGCCAACCAGGACCAGAATTCTTCCCAGAATACTAGACTGCAGCCAACTCCACCcattccagcaccagcacccaaGCCTGCTGCACCCCCACGTCCCCTGGACCGGGACAGTCCTGGGGTAGAAAATAAACTGATTCCTTCTGTAGGCAGTCCTGCCAGTTCCACTCCACTGGCCCCAGACGGTACTGGGCCCAACTCAACGCCCAACAATCGAGCAGTGACCCCTGTCTCCCAGGGGAGCAATAGCTCTTCAGCAGATCCCAAAGCCCCCCAGCCTCCACCAGTGTCCAGTGGTGAGTCCTCCACGCTGGGAGAGAACCCCGATGGCCTATCTCAGGAGCAGCTGGAGCACCGGGAGCGCTCCTTACAAACTCTCAGAGATATCCAGCGTATGCTTTTCCCTGATGAGAAAGAATTCACAGGAGGACAAAGTGGGGGGCCCCAGCAGAATACTGGGGTATTAGATGGACCTCAGAAAAAATCAGAAGGGCCACTACAGGCTATGATGGCTCAATCCCAAAGCCTGGGTAAGGGACCTGGGCCCCGGACAGATGTGGGAGCTCCATTTGGCCCTCAAGGACATAGAGATGTGCCCTTTTCTCCAGATGAAATGGTTCCACCTATGAACTCCCAGTCTGGGCCCATAGGACCTGACCACCTGGACCATATGACTCCTGAGCAGATAGCGTGGCTGAAACTGCAGCAGGAGTTTTatgaagagaaaaggaggaagcagGAACAAGTGGTTGTCCAGCAGTGCTCCCTCCAGGATATGATGGTCCATCAGCACGGGCCACGGGGCGTGGTCCGAGGGCCTCCCCCTCCATACCAGATGACCCCAAGTGAAGGCTGGGCACCTGGGGGTACAGAGCCATTTTCTGATGGTATCAACATGCCACATTCTCTGCCCCCGAGGGGCATGGCTCCCCACCCCAACATGCCAGGGGGCCAAATGCGCCTCCCTGGATTTGCAGGAATGATAAACTCTGAAATGGAGGGGCCAAATGTCCCCAACCCAGCATCTAGACCAGGTCTTTCTGGAGTCAGTTGGCCAGATGATGTGCCAAAAATCCCAGATGGTCGAAACTTCCCTCCTGGCCAAGGTGTCTTCAGTGGACCTGGCCGAGGGGAACGCTTCCCAAACCCCCAAGGATTGTCTGAAGAGATGTTTCAGCAGCAGCTGGCAGAGAAGCAGCTGGGTCTCCCTCCGGGAATGAGCATGGAAGGCATCAGGCCCAGCCTGGAGATGAGCAGGGTGATCCCAGGCTCCCAGCGCCACATAGAGCCTGGGAATAATCCCATTTTCCCTCGAATACCCGTTGAGGGCCCTCTGAGTCCTTCCAGGGGTGACTTTCCAAAAGGAATGCCTCCACAGATAGGCTCTGGTCGGGAACTTGAGTTTGGGATGGTTCCTAGTGGGATGAAAGGAGATGTCAATCTAAATGTCAACATGGGATCCAACTCTCAGATGATACCTCAGAAGATGAGAGAGGCTGGGGCAGGCCCTGAGGAGATGATGAAATTACGCTCAGGTGGCTCAGACATGCTGCCTGCTCAGCAGAAGATGGTGCCCCTGCCATTCGGTGAGCACCCTCAGCAGGAGTATGGCATGGGCCCCAGGCCATTCCTTCCCATGTCTCAGGGTCCAGGCAGCAACAGTGGCTTGCGGAATCTCAGAGAACCAATTGGGCCCGACCAAAGGACTAACAGCCGGCTCAGTCACATGCCACCACTACCTCTCAACCCTTCCAGTAACCCCACTAGCCTCAACACAGCTCCTCCAGTTCAGCGTGGCCTGGGGCGGAAGCCCTTGGATATATCTGTGGCAGGCAGCCAGGTGCATTCCCCAGGCATTAACCCTCTGAAATCTCCCACAATGCACCAAGTCCAGTCACCAATGCTGGGCTCACCCTCGGGGAACCTCAAGTCCCCCCAGACGCCATCGCAGCTGGCAGGCATGCTGGCAggcccagctgctgctgcttccatTAAGTCCCCTCCTGTCTTGGGGTCTGCTGCTGCTTCGCCTGTTCACCTCAAGTCTCCATCACTTCCTGCCCCCTCACCTGGATGGACCTCCTCTCCAAAACCTCCCCTTCAGAGTCCTGGGATCCCTCCAAACCATAAAGCCCCCCTCACGATGTCCTCCCCAGCCATGCTGGGAAGCGTAGAGTCAG GTGGCCCCCCACCTCCTACAGCCAGCCAGCCTGCCTCTGTGAACATCCCTGGAAGTCTTCCCTCTAGTACACCTTACACCATGCCTCCAGAGCCAACCCTTTCCCAGAACCCACTCTCTATTATGATGTCTCGAATGTCCAAGTTTGCAATGCCCAGTTCTACCCCATTATACCATGATGCCATCAAGACTGTGGCCAGCTCAGATGACGACTCCCCTCCAGCTCGTTCTCCCAACTTGCCATCAATGAATAATATACCAG gaATGGGCATTAATACACAGAATCCTCGAATTTCAGGTCCAAACCCTGTGGTTCCGATGCCAACCCTCAGCCCAATGGGAATGACCCAGCCACTCACTCACTCCAATCAGATGCCCTCTCCTAATGCCATGGGACCCAGCATACCTCCTCATGGGGTCCCAATCGGGCCTGGCTTGATGGCACACAATCCTATCATGGGGCATGGGTCCCAGGAGCCACCGATGGTACCTCAAGGACGAATGGGTTTCCCCCAGGGCTTCCCTCCAGTGCAGTCTCCTCCACAGCAGGTTCCCTTCCCTCACAATGGCCCCAGTGGGGGGCAGGGCAACTTCCCAGGAGGGATGGGTTTCCCAGGAGAAGGGCCCCTTGGCCGCCCCAGCAACCTGCCCCAAAGTTCAGCAGATGCAGCACTTTGCAAGCCTGGAGGCCCAGGGGCTCCTGATTCCTTCACTGTCCTGGGGAACAGCATGCCTTCGGTGTTTACAGATCCAGATCTGCAGGAGGTCATCCGACCTGGAGCCACCGGAATACCTGAGTTTGATCTTTCCCGCATTATTCCATCTGAGAAGCCTAGCCAGACACTGCAATATTTCCCTCGAGGGGAAGTCCCAGGCCGTAAACAGCCCCAGGGTCCTGGACCTGGGTTTTCGCACATGCAGGGGATGATGGGCGAACAAGCCCCCAGAATGGGGCTAGCATTACCCGGCATGGGAGGTCCAGGGCCAGTGGGAACTCCGGACATCCCTCTTGGTACAGCTCCATCCATGCCAGGCCACAACCCCATGAGACCACCAGCCTTCCTCCAGCAAGGCATGATGGGACCTCACCATCGGATGATGTCACCAGCACAATCTACAATGCCCGGACAGCCCACCCTGATGagcaatcctgctgctgctgtgggcATGATTCCTGGCAAGGATCGGGGGCCTGCTGGGCTCTATACCCACCCCGGGCCTGTGGGCTCTCCAGGCATGATGATGTCCATGCAGGGCATGATGGGACCCCAACAGAACATCATGATTCCTCCACAGATGAGGCCCCGGGGCATGGCTGCTGACGTGGGCATGGGTGGATTTGGCCAAGGACCTGGCAACCCAGGAAACATgatgttttaa